A single Pedobacter sp. PACM 27299 DNA region contains:
- a CDS encoding GNAT family N-acetyltransferase, whose amino-acid sequence MLYIFDPETDYILEDEHALLRPLLLSDTEHLNTFANNEPDLWTYSLQNAGSESAMKQYIEKALLAREQGKGYPYIVFDKVKQQYAGTTRLYDIDLSNKCLSLGYTWYGKDFQGTGLNKHCKYLLFEFVFEQMGFERIEFRLDGLNARSMNAIKGLGCTLEGVLRSNSYRPDGSRRDSAVLSILKEEWFDGKKELLKSKLT is encoded by the coding sequence ATGCTATATATTTTTGACCCCGAAACAGATTATATCCTGGAAGACGAGCATGCATTGCTGCGTCCATTACTGCTGTCGGATACTGAACATTTGAATACTTTCGCTAATAATGAACCTGATTTATGGACTTATTCTTTGCAGAATGCTGGCTCTGAAAGTGCAATGAAGCAGTATATTGAAAAGGCATTGTTGGCGAGAGAACAGGGAAAGGGCTATCCATATATCGTTTTTGATAAGGTCAAACAGCAGTATGCAGGAACAACACGGTTGTACGATATTGATCTTTCTAACAAGTGTTTGTCCTTAGGTTATACCTGGTATGGTAAGGACTTTCAAGGCACTGGATTGAACAAACACTGCAAATATTTATTATTTGAATTTGTATTTGAGCAAATGGGTTTTGAGCGGATTGAGTTTCGTTTAGACGGTTTGAATGCCCGAAGCATGAATGCTATTAAAGGGCTGGGCTGTACTTTAGAAGGAGTATTGAGAAGTAATAGTTATCGCCCGGATGGCAGCAGAAGAGATTCGGCAGTGCTGAGCATATTAAAAGAAGAATGGTTTGATGGAAAAAAAGAACTGCTGAAAAGCAAATTGACTTAG
- a CDS encoding response regulator, producing the protein MESLSNFFDPDLHQPDLIFLNKLFEFQQAYYSGDAKIQVLEALLHELCIATQSLAAGLIDLDGAADVEVNLSSNYDIKQAKGYERLFCPIGNGSGKESKLYLIRTAHAYTQADDHLIRPALSILNGMVVHLTAMAEITRKERQGGHLQSLITSLDDIIIELDEYLVIKKVWVKDPEKLFMPREFFVDKTIVEVMGAFANIFIESINKLLKSGERQECVYPDFNPDKKAWYSAKFQKIDPVYAGDKIRLICVIEDITSKKQMSDQLQHQTLELIAAKNLAEQVARKRTEILSIMSHEIRTPLNGIIGICNLLDQDIDQDAFIREYVDHLNFSSNHLLNLVNDILDLEKIENKKMELVETEVRLVTFVGNIQKQFQSLAKSKGLALRFYHDEQIPELVSVDDLRLGRILNNLIGNAIKFTNTGHVSIYLILVKRSAEEVRICFKIEDTGIGIPEHLHSLIFDKFHQVQQASHRQQQGTGLGLSITKGLVDLFKSEIIIKSKADGGTIFEFEIDFKISIPSDNKVSAAHEVALSLVLPELSLLIVDDNPVNLLVAKRQLSIFGLHAEQADNGHSALEILKEKTFDIILIDLHMPEMDGYQLAKKVQELYAELKVIIFTADILEEVRTRLWEMGIKYVLSKPFNPEEMHQLLLEVVSVND; encoded by the coding sequence ATGGAATCCTTGTCAAATTTTTTTGATCCTGATTTACATCAACCTGACCTGATTTTTCTGAATAAATTATTTGAATTCCAACAAGCTTATTATTCGGGTGATGCAAAGATTCAAGTATTGGAAGCATTGCTTCATGAATTATGTATTGCTACACAAAGTTTGGCTGCAGGACTAATTGATTTGGATGGAGCAGCGGATGTTGAGGTAAACCTTTCTTCCAATTATGATATAAAGCAGGCCAAAGGATATGAACGTTTATTTTGTCCGATTGGCAATGGTTCTGGAAAAGAAAGCAAACTATACCTGATTAGAACTGCGCATGCCTATACGCAGGCAGATGATCATTTGATCAGGCCAGCCCTCTCTATCCTGAATGGGATGGTTGTCCACTTAACTGCAATGGCCGAAATTACCAGGAAAGAGCGTCAAGGGGGACACCTGCAATCACTCATTACCTCATTGGACGATATTATAATTGAGTTGGATGAATACCTGGTGATCAAAAAAGTCTGGGTAAAAGACCCGGAAAAATTGTTCATGCCCAGGGAGTTCTTTGTTGACAAAACAATCGTAGAGGTGATGGGGGCTTTTGCCAATATTTTCATAGAAAGTATCAATAAGCTACTGAAAAGCGGGGAGCGGCAGGAGTGCGTCTACCCAGATTTTAATCCGGATAAAAAGGCCTGGTATAGTGCTAAGTTTCAGAAAATCGACCCGGTTTATGCTGGGGACAAAATTCGATTGATCTGTGTTATAGAGGATATTACCTCTAAAAAACAGATGAGTGATCAGCTGCAGCACCAAACTTTAGAACTGATTGCGGCGAAAAACCTTGCAGAGCAGGTGGCCAGGAAAAGAACAGAGATTCTTTCCATTATGAGTCATGAAATTCGTACTCCCTTAAATGGAATCATAGGGATTTGTAATCTCCTGGATCAGGATATTGATCAGGACGCTTTTATTAGGGAATATGTTGATCACCTGAATTTTTCTTCTAACCATCTTTTGAATTTAGTAAATGATATTCTGGATCTGGAGAAGATTGAAAATAAGAAAATGGAACTGGTGGAAACGGAAGTTAGACTGGTGACTTTCGTTGGAAATATTCAAAAGCAATTTCAATCTTTGGCGAAGAGCAAAGGCTTAGCGCTCAGGTTCTATCATGATGAACAGATTCCGGAATTAGTGAGTGTAGATGACCTGCGGTTAGGTAGAATTCTAAATAATCTGATTGGAAATGCCATTAAATTCACCAATACAGGCCATGTTTCTATTTATTTAATATTGGTAAAACGGTCTGCAGAAGAGGTCAGAATTTGTTTTAAAATTGAAGATACAGGGATCGGTATCCCTGAGCATCTCCATAGTTTGATTTTTGATAAATTTCATCAGGTTCAGCAAGCTAGTCACCGCCAGCAACAGGGAACCGGACTTGGTTTGAGCATCACTAAAGGACTGGTGGATTTATTTAAGAGTGAAATCATTATAAAAAGTAAGGCTGATGGAGGGACAATTTTTGAGTTTGAGATCGATTTTAAGATCAGTATTCCATCAGACAATAAGGTAAGTGCAGCTCATGAAGTTGCATTATCGCTTGTTTTACCTGAATTGAGTTTATTGATCGTAGATGATAATCCAGTGAATTTATTGGTTGCTAAACGTCAACTGAGCATATTCGGACTCCATGCGGAGCAGGCAGATAATGGGCATAGTGCATTGGAAATTTTAAAAGAAAAAACCTTTGATATCATTTTAATAGACCTTCACATGCCCGAGATGGATGGTTATCAACTGGCAAAAAAAGTGCAGGAGCTGTATGCTGAGTTGAAGGTGATCATATTTACCGCAGATATTTTAGAGGAAGTAAGAACGAGATTATGGGAGATGGGAATTAAGTATGTTTTGTCAAAACCTTTCAATCCAGAGGAGATGCATCAGTTGTTGTTAGAGGTGGTGAGTGTTAATGATTAA
- the dinB gene encoding DNA polymerase IV, whose protein sequence is MNPSEQPSTRKIIHIDMDSFYASVEQRDDPTLEGKAVAVGGSPDGRGGVVATANYEARRFGVHSAMSSKKAQRLCPHLIFLYPRFAIYKEISQQIREIFSRYTDLIEPLSLDEAYLDVTEDKLGIGSAIDIAKEIKAAIKTELNLTASAGVSVNKFVAKVASNMNKPDGLTFIGPSKVERFIAALPVEKFHGVGKVTAEKMKIRGLHKGADLKKLTEAELVYLFGKSGHFFYKIVRGIDHRKVEPNQETKSIGAEDTFSYDLVEMEEMNSELARISGIVFKRMSLYQLFGRTLTIKIKFSDFRQITRSRSFPAAFTELAMIIDVAQSLLDAAELEGEKVRLLGVSISNFKSSKDQGEWYQPRLFP, encoded by the coding sequence ATGAATCCCTCAGAACAGCCATCCACACGTAAGATTATTCATATTGATATGGATTCCTTTTATGCTTCAGTAGAGCAAAGGGATGACCCTACACTGGAAGGTAAGGCTGTGGCTGTTGGTGGATCCCCTGATGGGCGGGGGGGAGTAGTGGCGACTGCTAATTATGAAGCAAGGCGCTTTGGTGTACATTCCGCCATGTCTTCCAAGAAAGCACAGCGCTTATGTCCGCATCTGATCTTTCTGTATCCCAGATTTGCAATCTATAAAGAGATTTCCCAGCAAATTCGGGAAATATTTAGCCGATATACAGATTTGATTGAACCCTTATCCCTTGATGAAGCTTATTTAGATGTAACTGAAGATAAATTAGGAATTGGATCGGCCATTGATATTGCCAAAGAAATTAAGGCAGCTATAAAAACGGAGCTGAATTTAACCGCTTCTGCAGGCGTTTCTGTCAATAAGTTTGTGGCAAAAGTTGCTTCCAATATGAATAAACCAGATGGCCTGACCTTCATCGGTCCATCAAAAGTTGAGCGTTTTATTGCGGCATTACCTGTGGAGAAGTTTCATGGTGTAGGAAAGGTGACGGCTGAAAAGATGAAAATCAGAGGTTTACATAAAGGAGCCGACTTAAAAAAACTGACCGAAGCGGAGCTAGTCTATCTGTTTGGGAAGAGCGGACATTTTTTTTATAAAATAGTTCGTGGAATTGACCACCGTAAGGTAGAACCCAATCAGGAAACAAAGTCTATCGGTGCTGAGGATACTTTTTCTTATGACCTGGTTGAAATGGAAGAAATGAATTCGGAATTGGCCCGTATTTCCGGAATTGTATTTAAGAGGATGAGCCTTTACCAATTGTTTGGCCGGACGTTAACAATCAAAATTAAGTTCAGTGATTTTAGGCAGATTACCAGAAGCAGGTCATTCCCGGCAGCGTTTACAGAATTGGCAATGATCATAGATGTTGCTCAGTCTTTGCTGGATGCTGCGGAATTAGAGGGCGAGAAAGTAAGGTTGCTAGGGGTATCTATCTCGAATTTTAAAAGTAGTAAAGATCAGGGAGAATGGTATCAACCCAGACTCTTCCCTTAA
- a CDS encoding YciI family protein, which translates to MKIKMFAGVLICCTTGFYANVAAQEINKNYDEKLAKELHADAYGMKTYVLAILKTGTEKGFSKAKQDSVFSGHMLNIGKLVKDGKLVVAGPMSKNTNNYRGIFILDVPTISEAEELVRTDPAIQAKLLDVELYIWYGSAALKETLKIHSKIEKQSH; encoded by the coding sequence ATGAAAATCAAAATGTTTGCAGGCGTCTTAATTTGCTGCACTACAGGTTTTTATGCCAATGTTGCAGCGCAGGAAATCAATAAAAACTATGATGAGAAGCTAGCTAAAGAACTGCATGCGGATGCGTATGGGATGAAGACTTATGTACTCGCTATCTTAAAAACAGGAACTGAAAAAGGATTCTCTAAAGCAAAACAAGATAGTGTGTTTTCTGGTCACATGCTAAATATTGGCAAATTGGTCAAAGATGGCAAGCTGGTGGTTGCTGGTCCAATGAGTAAAAACACTAATAATTATCGTGGGATTTTTATTCTTGATGTGCCAACGATTTCAGAAGCCGAGGAATTGGTACGGACTGACCCTGCCATACAAGCCAAATTACTGGATGTTGAGCTGTATATATGGTATGGTTCAGCGGCCTTAAAAGAAACCTTGAAAATCCATAGTAAGATAGAAAAACAAAGCCATTAG
- a CDS encoding acyl-CoA dehydrogenase family protein, whose amino-acid sequence MTLTDIKFSDYIRDFEQTLKHLFHVQADIDQLSLERGLPPEILKGIMDQKPLSVAIPTEYGGRGSIVKECLGLLAAASYESLPLSLTFGINIALFLEPVSKYADESVKKDIFDNFLEKGNMGGLMITEPDYGSDALNMKTTSKVVPEGYQIKGTKHWQGLTGMADYWIIAARNANENGDLGRDIDFFLCDITKPKQQIVVEELYDNPGLYMIPYGLNQLDLVVPQNFRLKPETTGIKMMLDILHRSRMQFPGMGMGFIKRMLDEAMQHCRTRIVGAGNLMAIDNVQFQLSRIQSAYTICSAMCAHSSEISGIEHNLAMEGLEANTMKAVVTDLMQESAQLLVQLSGAKGYRTSHIGGRGIMDSRPFQIFEGSNEMLYNQTAEMITRSMKKQKQSNLFDFLAEFKITSQPVAYFKKELSFQLSENLSQRKMVDLGKILARVICVGYVLKLEEKGYRKDLVQNCITMVKQEVSALIASLQYENNVTAIDDYSNGSSWLDFA is encoded by the coding sequence ATGACATTAACCGACATCAAGTTTTCTGATTACATCAGAGACTTCGAGCAAACATTGAAACACTTATTTCATGTGCAGGCCGACATTGATCAACTGAGCCTGGAAAGAGGCTTACCTCCTGAAATCCTTAAAGGAATTATGGACCAAAAACCACTTTCCGTAGCAATTCCTACTGAATACGGTGGACGTGGAAGTATCGTTAAAGAATGCCTTGGCCTTTTAGCCGCGGCTTCTTATGAATCACTGCCCCTATCCTTAACTTTTGGAATCAATATTGCGCTTTTCCTAGAGCCTGTTTCAAAATACGCAGATGAATCTGTTAAAAAAGACATCTTCGACAACTTCCTGGAAAAAGGAAACATGGGTGGTCTGATGATCACTGAGCCGGATTATGGCAGTGATGCCCTAAACATGAAAACGACGAGTAAAGTAGTGCCAGAAGGCTACCAGATTAAAGGAACCAAACATTGGCAAGGTCTTACCGGCATGGCCGATTACTGGATCATCGCCGCAAGAAATGCAAATGAAAATGGCGATTTAGGCAGAGATATCGATTTCTTCCTTTGTGATATTACTAAACCGAAACAGCAAATCGTAGTAGAAGAACTTTACGATAATCCTGGTTTGTACATGATTCCTTACGGATTAAATCAACTGGACCTTGTAGTTCCTCAAAATTTCAGATTAAAACCGGAAACTACCGGCATCAAAATGATGTTGGATATTCTTCACAGAAGCAGAATGCAGTTTCCTGGAATGGGTATGGGATTCATTAAGAGAATGTTGGATGAAGCTATGCAGCATTGTCGCACCCGAATCGTGGGCGCTGGCAATCTAATGGCTATTGATAATGTTCAATTCCAACTTTCCAGAATTCAATCTGCTTATACGATCTGTTCTGCGATGTGTGCACACAGTAGTGAAATTAGTGGTATTGAGCACAATCTTGCAATGGAAGGTCTGGAAGCTAATACCATGAAAGCCGTAGTCACAGATTTAATGCAGGAGTCTGCACAGTTATTGGTTCAGCTTTCAGGTGCAAAAGGTTACAGAACTAGCCATATCGGTGGTCGTGGTATTATGGACAGCAGACCTTTCCAGATTTTTGAAGGATCAAATGAAATGCTGTACAATCAGACTGCAGAAATGATTACGCGTTCCATGAAGAAACAAAAACAATCCAACCTTTTTGATTTCCTTGCTGAATTTAAGATCACTTCTCAACCAGTTGCTTATTTTAAAAAGGAATTGTCTTTCCAACTATCGGAAAATCTTTCTCAGCGTAAAATGGTTGACCTTGGCAAAATATTAGCCAGAGTAATCTGCGTAGGCTATGTCCTGAAATTAGAAGAAAAAGGATATAGAAAAGACCTGGTACAAAACTGTATCACGATGGTTAAACAGGAAGTTTCAGCACTCATTGCCTCTCTTCAATACGAAAACAATGTAACTGCAATCGATGATTATTCGAACGGCAGCTCATGGTTAGATTTCGCTTAG
- a CDS encoding Pls/PosA family non-ribosomal peptide synthetase → MNSKSIVIGNIRPEFTRDETIGDIIRTAVAVHQHKTAFIFNQQTLSYQQLDLWSDAIAAFLTEQGIGRGHSVGLWWPRSMELPVAILGIAKSGAAYVPLDREMPADRVHTVMQEVGASACFSDALDEGSCPVFRIPACPDFNADSSSYQITALPDDRAYVLYTSGSTGKPKGIPISHRQICHLIRSEQSVLQILPEDRVYQGFSVSFDMWCEETWISLAAGATIWVADATTAKSIDELSDIFRAQKITILHAVPSLLAVIDDAIPSLRLINAGGEACTSQVLNRWSKPGYNIFYNSYGPTETTVTATMIPLRPGDPITIGNPLPNYNLAVVNEQFEFLPFGEQGQLIISGPGVCDGYVNRPDLTAEKFLSKPDSLQELPGDRIYLSGDAVIMQADGSVDFRGRLDDQVKLRGYRIELGEIEVKLNELEAVSAAAVALKKDANQQDQLIGYVTLKANVAFNDHQARMELAKVLPPYMVPLVLVVMDKMPRLPSGKINRKELPVPQVLLEVKPEEESLLHPDDDVETRVIAGLKHLFPGRTISAENDFFMDLGGHSLLAASFSSWLRKEANIPQASLKDIYTNRPISKLIQTWTIAAEKEKLNTPKEQEPFHKISSLRYWICGIAQGFSLLIIYGLFAAQIFVPYLGYYYQLAKSETDKGDTFWAIITALVLFCFIAPLFSLLSIVMKWLLLGKTKEGDYPLWGAYYFRYWLIKSMQRLVPLQFMNGTPLYPFYLRMMGMKMAPDSQISSITVGMEDLLEIGSDVSISSGVVLNNVIVENGLLKLRKIKIADHAYIGSGAVISGDTTIEEWGELQDLSHLQPGKHILAGEVWKGSPAEPIDKKLPEELPQPLIVSGFKRKCFGLLYTILLILFPIVIILPLLPIIEILSYLDSQAPDYNFNYFIHIPMLTVLYLVLYAFETVLLSRLLLYKMKPGTYPVYGWIYVRKWLSDQLISTSLIVLHPMYATVYISSFFRMLGAKIGKNTEISTASNVTHTLLEIGDESFIADAVTLGEEDIRGQQLILDKTRVGNRSFVGNSALIPQGYELADDMLIGVLSTPPTIEQLQQSDSKDWFGSPAIALPKRQDSGNFPAELTTNPTWGRKTARHIIEGIRIILPETVIICCSVLFIAYCHDLVKDRTLWQILKEAPKVPFYYLFYMGAPALLVTLLLKWTTIGKFKAEQHPMWTHKVWRSEANTTTYEALAVPFLLEFMKGTPFLPMVLSLFGVKFGKRVWLNTTDITEHDMVSIGDDTALNEDCGPQTHLFEDRVMKVGSVKIGARCTIGSRSIILYDSEIGDDVKLEPLSLVMKGEKLANGTAWTGSPIRLS, encoded by the coding sequence ATGAATTCAAAAAGCATTGTTATCGGCAATATACGTCCCGAATTCACTAGAGACGAGACTATCGGGGATATCATTAGAACTGCCGTCGCAGTTCATCAACATAAAACAGCCTTCATTTTTAATCAGCAAACTTTAAGCTATCAGCAACTAGATCTTTGGAGTGATGCCATCGCAGCTTTTTTAACCGAACAAGGAATTGGCAGAGGCCATAGTGTTGGCCTATGGTGGCCAAGAAGCATGGAATTACCAGTTGCCATTTTAGGAATAGCCAAGTCCGGCGCCGCCTATGTGCCACTAGACAGAGAAATGCCTGCCGATCGTGTCCATACTGTCATGCAGGAAGTCGGCGCATCAGCCTGTTTCAGCGATGCGCTGGATGAAGGATCATGTCCTGTATTCCGCATTCCAGCTTGTCCGGATTTCAACGCCGATAGTAGCAGCTACCAAATAACCGCCCTTCCAGACGACCGTGCCTACGTATTATATACCTCCGGAAGTACGGGGAAGCCCAAAGGAATTCCTATCAGTCACCGTCAGATTTGCCATCTGATCCGCTCTGAACAAAGTGTGCTTCAGATTCTTCCAGAAGACCGTGTGTATCAAGGCTTCTCTGTCTCATTCGACATGTGGTGCGAAGAAACATGGATCAGTTTAGCTGCAGGAGCAACTATATGGGTCGCTGATGCTACAACAGCTAAGTCTATCGATGAACTCAGCGATATTTTCAGGGCCCAAAAGATCACGATTCTTCATGCTGTACCTAGCCTACTTGCCGTAATAGATGATGCCATCCCTTCGCTTCGCCTCATCAATGCAGGTGGAGAAGCCTGCACCAGTCAGGTGTTAAACCGCTGGAGCAAGCCTGGTTACAATATATTTTACAACAGTTATGGGCCAACGGAAACCACGGTTACGGCTACCATGATCCCTCTAAGACCCGGTGATCCGATTACCATTGGCAACCCATTACCCAATTATAACCTTGCCGTAGTCAATGAGCAGTTTGAGTTTTTACCTTTCGGTGAGCAGGGACAACTGATCATTTCTGGCCCAGGAGTCTGTGATGGCTATGTAAACCGTCCGGACCTGACTGCCGAAAAATTCCTAAGCAAACCTGATTCCCTGCAAGAGCTTCCCGGAGACCGGATTTACCTGAGCGGCGATGCCGTGATCATGCAAGCTGATGGCAGTGTAGATTTTCGAGGCCGCCTGGACGATCAGGTAAAATTGCGCGGATACCGCATAGAACTTGGCGAGATTGAGGTCAAACTGAATGAACTGGAAGCAGTTTCCGCAGCTGCGGTAGCGCTTAAAAAAGACGCAAACCAACAGGATCAGCTGATTGGATATGTAACGCTCAAGGCAAATGTTGCATTTAATGACCATCAGGCCAGAATGGAACTCGCAAAAGTTTTACCGCCATATATGGTACCTCTGGTGCTCGTTGTAATGGATAAAATGCCACGCCTTCCAAGTGGTAAAATCAATAGGAAAGAATTACCCGTACCTCAGGTTTTACTGGAGGTTAAGCCGGAAGAAGAAAGCCTCCTTCATCCTGATGATGATGTAGAAACAAGGGTTATAGCAGGACTAAAGCATCTTTTCCCTGGAAGAACCATCAGTGCTGAAAATGATTTCTTCATGGATTTAGGAGGTCATTCTTTGCTGGCCGCCTCTTTTTCTTCCTGGTTGAGAAAAGAAGCAAATATCCCCCAAGCTTCTCTAAAAGACATTTACACCAACCGTCCCATTAGTAAACTGATCCAAACCTGGACCATCGCTGCTGAAAAAGAAAAGTTAAATACCCCTAAAGAACAGGAGCCTTTCCATAAGATCTCTTCTCTACGGTATTGGATCTGCGGGATCGCTCAAGGCTTTTCATTGCTGATCATTTACGGTCTTTTTGCTGCGCAGATTTTTGTGCCCTATCTGGGTTATTACTATCAGCTGGCGAAAAGTGAAACTGATAAAGGAGATACTTTTTGGGCCATTATTACAGCACTAGTCTTATTTTGCTTCATTGCCCCACTGTTCTCCCTATTGAGTATTGTGATGAAATGGCTGCTCCTTGGTAAAACAAAAGAAGGGGATTATCCGCTTTGGGGTGCCTACTATTTCCGATACTGGCTGATTAAATCTATGCAGCGCCTGGTACCGCTTCAGTTTATGAACGGCACTCCGCTTTATCCCTTTTATTTAAGGATGATGGGGATGAAAATGGCACCAGATTCCCAGATCAGTTCCATTACCGTAGGCATGGAAGACTTATTGGAAATAGGCAGCGATGTTAGTATCAGCTCTGGAGTGGTACTCAACAATGTAATTGTAGAAAATGGACTACTGAAATTAAGAAAGATCAAAATTGCCGATCATGCCTACATTGGTAGTGGAGCAGTGATTTCTGGAGATACCACCATAGAGGAATGGGGAGAATTACAAGACCTTAGCCACCTGCAGCCCGGCAAACATATCCTGGCAGGAGAAGTCTGGAAAGGTAGTCCTGCTGAGCCGATCGACAAAAAACTGCCGGAAGAACTTCCTCAGCCCTTAATCGTTTCTGGCTTTAAAAGAAAATGCTTCGGCCTTCTTTATACGATCTTACTCATCCTATTTCCTATTGTCATCATACTGCCTTTATTACCAATTATCGAAATATTAAGTTACCTGGACAGTCAGGCACCTGATTATAACTTCAATTATTTCATACATATTCCGATGCTTACGGTCTTATATCTGGTTTTATATGCATTTGAAACCGTATTACTATCCAGGTTACTCCTGTATAAAATGAAACCTGGCACCTATCCGGTTTATGGATGGATTTATGTTCGAAAATGGCTGTCAGATCAACTGATTTCTACTTCGCTTATTGTATTACATCCAATGTATGCTACCGTATATATATCTTCTTTTTTTAGGATGCTAGGTGCTAAAATCGGAAAAAACACAGAGATATCTACGGCCAGTAATGTCACCCATACCTTATTGGAAATTGGTGATGAATCCTTTATCGCTGATGCCGTTACTTTAGGCGAAGAAGACATCCGCGGCCAACAGCTGATCCTCGATAAAACACGTGTTGGCAATAGAAGTTTTGTAGGAAACAGTGCCTTGATCCCTCAGGGCTATGAACTCGCAGATGACATGCTGATTGGCGTACTTTCTACGCCCCCAACTATAGAACAGCTGCAGCAATCAGATTCAAAAGATTGGTTTGGATCGCCTGCAATTGCCCTACCGAAAAGACAGGACAGTGGAAATTTCCCCGCTGAATTAACCACTAATCCTACCTGGGGAAGAAAAACGGCCCGTCATATTATTGAAGGAATAAGAATTATCCTGCCAGAAACTGTAATTATCTGCTGCAGCGTTTTATTCATTGCCTATTGCCATGATTTAGTGAAAGACAGAACACTTTGGCAAATCTTAAAAGAAGCACCGAAAGTTCCTTTTTACTACCTCTTCTATATGGGAGCCCCCGCATTATTGGTGACACTGCTGCTCAAATGGACCACTATCGGTAAATTTAAAGCAGAACAGCACCCAATGTGGACGCATAAAGTATGGCGCAGTGAAGCGAATACCACCACTTATGAGGCCTTAGCCGTTCCTTTTCTACTGGAATTCATGAAGGGTACTCCGTTTTTACCTATGGTGCTCAGTCTTTTTGGTGTGAAATTCGGAAAAAGAGTCTGGCTAAACACCACCGACATCACGGAACATGATATGGTGAGCATCGGCGACGATACCGCCTTAAACGAAGACTGCGGGCCTCAAACCCACCTTTTTGAAGACAGAGTCATGAAGGTTGGCTCCGTAAAAATAGGTGCAAGATGTACTATCGGCTCCAGATCAATCATTCTATACGATAGTGAGATTGGAGATGATGTGAAACTAGAACCGCTTTCATTGGTGATGAAAGGTGAAAAACTAGCCAATGGAACAGCATGGACGGGAAGTCCAATCCGATTAAGCTAA